The DNA region AACTTAGAACAGATGCGGCAGGAAGACGAAGCTCATCAAACTGGCAACGATGCCTACGACAATGCCGTAGATCAGGAAGGGCCAGAAGGTGCGCTTCAGGATCATGCCTTCGCGGCCGATGAGGCCGGTCACGGCGCAGACAGCCACGATGTTGTGGATGCAGACCATGTTGCCCATGCCGCCACCGACGACCTGAGCGGCGACGATGATCTGACGGGGCAGTTCAAGCTGCTGAGCGACGCCCCACTGGAATTCAGCGAACAGAAGGTCGGAGACCGTGTTCGATCCGGTGATGAACGCTCCCAGACCGCCTACAAAAGAAGCCAGCATCGGCCAGGCGTTGCCAGCCATGGCGGCAACAGTCTTGGCCATGGCCAGGGGCATGGAGGGATAGCTGTTGGGGTTCAGGGCGATATCGGCCACACCGGAACCGCGGAAGATGGAAACCAGGGCCACTGCGGCGAAGAGCGCGATGGTCGGGGCCTTCATCTTGAAAAAGGACTCAGTCCAGGCCTGCTTGACGGCGGAACCCTTCATGCCGTGGATCAGGATGGTCAGCAATGCGACCAGCATGAAAGGAATGGTGCCGGGCAGGTACAGGTACTGGATGGATGCGGAAACACCCTCGTAACCAAGGATGTGGTTGAAGGGAATCTTCTGGGCGGCCAGGATGCCCTTGAGGCCCAGTTCGGGGATACGGGTCACGACCAGGATGGCGCCGATCAGGATGTAGGGCAGCCATGCCTTGAACTGACTCATGTGGGGCTTGAATTCAGTGTTGGTGCTGGTGGCGATGGTGCCGGTCCATTCAGCGTCCCATGTGGACTGAGGACCGAAATCCCAGCTTTCCTTGGGCACGCAGAATCCAGCCTTGGCGCCGGCGACGATGATGCCGAGACCGACAAGACCACCGATCAGGGACGGGAATTCAGGGCCGACCAGCCATGCAAAGATCAGGTAAGGTACAAGGAAGGCCACGGACGCGAAAACACAGAACTGCCAGGCAGCAAAGCCTTCGCTCCAGGACTTGTTCTTGCCGAAGAAGCGGGTCAAAAAGCCGAGCATGAAGATGGGCAGAATGAAAATCATAGGGCCATGCATGACGGTCGCCCACTGGCCGATGACCTTACAGAAGGTGCCGAAATCGGCAAAATTCAGACCGACCACACCGGAAGTGACAGTCATTTCGACCAACTGCTTGAGCGGAGTCAGGCCGAGTAAAACAGGCGTTCCGACCGCGCCGAAAGATACGGGGAAGGAGTTGAAGACCAGACAGATGACTGCGGCGGCCAGGGGCGGGAAGCCCAGGGACAGGAGCAGCGGAGCGGCCAACGCGGCGGGCGTGCCGAATCCGGCCGCACCTTCGATGAAGGCCGCGAACATGAAGCCGATGATGATGGCCTGGATACGTTTGTCACGGCTGATGCCCTGCATGCCGTACTGAATGGTTTCCATGCCGCCTGAATATTGCAGTGTGTACAGAATGATGATCGCGCCAAAGACGATGATCAAAACGCCGATGGCGACCACGATACCCTGAAGCGACAGAGCCGCGACATAGCCTACCGGCAGATTCCAGGCGAGAATTGCGCCAAGGGCACACACAAGCCACGCAAGGGGCATGGCTTTGGTAGACGGCCAGCGCATGCCGACCATCAAGACAAGAGCCACCAAAATGGGCAACAGAGCCACCATTGC from Desulfomicrobium apsheronum includes:
- a CDS encoding L-lactate permease, whose product is MSITALAMVALLPILVALVLMVGMRWPSTKAMPLAWLVCALGAILAWNLPVGYVAALSLQGIVVAIGVLIIVFGAIIILYTLQYSGGMETIQYGMQGISRDKRIQAIIIGFMFAAFIEGAAGFGTPAALAAPLLLSLGFPPLAAAVICLVFNSFPVSFGAVGTPVLLGLTPLKQLVEMTVTSGVVGLNFADFGTFCKVIGQWATVMHGPMIFILPIFMLGFLTRFFGKNKSWSEGFAAWQFCVFASVAFLVPYLIFAWLVGPEFPSLIGGLVGLGIIVAGAKAGFCVPKESWDFGPQSTWDAEWTGTIATSTNTEFKPHMSQFKAWLPYILIGAILVVTRIPELGLKGILAAQKIPFNHILGYEGVSASIQYLYLPGTIPFMLVALLTILIHGMKGSAVKQAWTESFFKMKAPTIALFAAVALVSIFRGSGVADIALNPNSYPSMPLAMAKTVAAMAGNAWPMLASFVGGLGAFITGSNTVSDLLFAEFQWGVAQQLELPRQIIVAAQVVGGGMGNMVCIHNIVAVCAVTGLIGREGMILKRTFWPFLIYGIVVGIVASLMSFVFLPHLF